From Streptomyces sp. NBC_00683, one genomic window encodes:
- a CDS encoding VOC family protein, with product MAVRFYHLAVDAHDLPSLARFWCRVMDWQVLFEDEDEIVIGADEFAMPGMCFLPVPEGKTVKNRLHIDLVPDDQAVEVERIIALGARRVDVGQGEDVTWVVLADPEGNEFCVLRPKNSLVD from the coding sequence ATGGCCGTTCGCTTTTACCACCTCGCCGTCGACGCCCACGATCTGCCGTCGCTGGCGCGCTTCTGGTGCCGCGTCATGGACTGGCAGGTCCTGTTCGAGGACGAGGACGAGATCGTCATCGGTGCCGACGAGTTCGCGATGCCGGGCATGTGCTTCCTCCCCGTACCGGAGGGGAAGACGGTCAAGAACCGGCTGCACATCGATCTGGTCCCCGACGACCAGGCCGTCGAGGTCGAGCGGATCATCGCGCTCGGTGCCCGGCGGGTTGACGTGGGGCAGGGCGAGGACGTGACCTGGGTGGTGCTGGCCGACCCCGAGGGCAACGAGTTCTGCGTACTGCGCCCGAAGAACTCCCTGGTGGACTGA
- a CDS encoding DMT family transporter yields the protein MGYGLLAVAIAAEVAGTTAMKYSEGFTRLWPSLITVVGYVLAFALLAQTLKTLSVGTAYAIWAGAGTAAVAAIGILWMGESAGAAKLAGIALIIAGVVVLNLGGAH from the coding sequence ATGGGATACGGACTGCTGGCCGTCGCGATCGCCGCCGAGGTGGCCGGGACGACGGCCATGAAGTACAGCGAGGGCTTCACCCGGCTGTGGCCCTCGCTCATCACGGTCGTGGGCTACGTGCTGGCGTTCGCGCTGCTCGCCCAGACCCTCAAGACGCTCTCCGTCGGCACCGCCTATGCCATCTGGGCGGGTGCGGGCACGGCGGCCGTCGCCGCCATCGGGATCCTGTGGATGGGCGAGTCCGCGGGGGCGGCCAAGCTGGCCGGCATCGCGCTCATCATCGCGGGGGTCGTGGTGCTCAACCTCGGCGGTGCCCACTGA
- a CDS encoding winged helix-turn-helix transcriptional regulator, with product MPQRTSLADADCAIAQALDVVGDWWTLLIVRDTARGVHRFDALQQELGVSRKVLTERLHLLTDAGVLAREPYQDRPVRHEYRLTPRGRALLPVLIALQDWGDAWVLGEGETMATTEEGSKEAARVRSLVGTRLPELELLDFDGELRDPVAGTPYTVLYCFPGAYARKDAYPPGWSGIPGASGCTLESCTYRDQLAEFTAAGATVHGVSTQRPDEQRAFADKEGLRFPLLSDAALTLTAALRLPTFRASGVSRLKRLTLVVDRERAVVEALYPITDIEESVRAALAAVRRQ from the coding sequence ATGCCCCAGCGCACCAGCCTGGCCGACGCCGACTGCGCGATCGCCCAGGCGCTCGACGTCGTGGGCGACTGGTGGACCCTGCTGATCGTTCGTGACACGGCACGCGGGGTGCACCGCTTCGACGCCCTCCAGCAGGAGCTGGGCGTGTCCCGCAAGGTGCTCACCGAGCGGCTGCACCTGCTGACGGACGCCGGGGTCCTGGCCCGCGAGCCGTACCAGGACCGGCCGGTCCGCCACGAATACCGGCTCACCCCGCGCGGGCGGGCACTGCTGCCCGTGCTGATCGCACTCCAGGACTGGGGCGACGCGTGGGTGCTGGGAGAAGGGGAGACGATGGCCACGACCGAGGAGGGCTCGAAGGAGGCCGCCCGGGTGCGGTCGCTGGTGGGCACCCGGCTGCCCGAGCTGGAACTGCTCGACTTCGACGGCGAGTTGCGCGACCCCGTCGCCGGCACCCCGTACACCGTCCTGTACTGCTTCCCCGGCGCGTACGCCCGGAAGGACGCCTACCCGCCCGGCTGGTCCGGGATCCCGGGCGCGAGCGGCTGCACCCTCGAATCGTGCACCTACCGCGACCAGCTGGCCGAGTTCACCGCAGCCGGCGCGACCGTGCACGGGGTGTCCACCCAACGCCCCGACGAGCAGCGGGCATTCGCCGACAAGGAGGGGCTGCGCTTCCCGCTGCTCTCCGATGCCGCGCTGACACTGACGGCCGCTCTGCGGCTGCCGACCTTCCGCGCGTCGGGCGTCAGCAGGCTGAAGCGGCTGACACTGGTGGTGGACAGGGAGCGGGCGGTCGTCGAGGCGCTCTACCCGATCACCGACATCGAGGAGAGCGTGCGGGCCGCTCTGGCGGCCGTCCGGCGCCAGTGA
- the sufB gene encoding Fe-S cluster assembly protein SufB → MTLPTETAHPELDGLGTYEFGWADSDAAGAAAKRGLSEAVVRDISEKKNEPEWMLKLRLKGLKLFGKKPMPNWGSDLSGIDFDNIKYFVRSTEKQAESWEDLPEDIKNTYDKLGIPEAEKQRLVAGVAAQYESEVVYHQINEELEAQGVIFMDTDTALKEHPELFQEYFGTVIPVGDNKFASLNSAVWSGGSFIYVPKGVHVEIPLQAYFRINTENMGQFERTLIIVDEDAYVHYVEGCTAPIYSSDSLHSAVVEIIVKKGGRCRYTTIQNWSNNVYNLVTKRAVAYEGATMEWVDGNIGSKVTMKYPAIYLMGEHAKGETLSIAFAGEGQHQDAGAKMVHMAPNTSSNIVSKSVARGGGRTSYRGLIEIGEGAPGAKSNVLCDALLVDTISRSDTYPYVDVREDDVSMGHEATVSKVSEDQLFYLMSRGMTEFEAMAMIVRGFVEPIAKELPMEYALELNRLIELQMEGSVG, encoded by the coding sequence ATGACGCTCCCTACGGAGACTGCCCACCCTGAGCTCGATGGCCTGGGCACGTACGAATTCGGCTGGGCCGACTCCGACGCGGCAGGCGCGGCGGCGAAGCGCGGCCTGTCCGAAGCTGTCGTCCGCGACATCTCGGAGAAGAAGAACGAGCCGGAGTGGATGCTGAAGCTCCGTCTCAAGGGCCTGAAGCTGTTCGGCAAGAAGCCCATGCCGAACTGGGGCTCGGACCTGTCGGGCATCGACTTCGACAACATCAAGTACTTCGTGCGGTCCACGGAGAAGCAGGCGGAGTCCTGGGAGGACCTGCCCGAGGACATCAAGAACACGTACGACAAGCTCGGCATCCCCGAGGCGGAGAAGCAGCGCCTGGTCGCCGGTGTCGCCGCGCAGTACGAGTCCGAGGTGGTCTACCACCAGATCAACGAGGAGCTCGAGGCGCAGGGTGTCATCTTCATGGACACCGACACCGCGCTGAAGGAGCACCCGGAGCTCTTCCAGGAGTACTTCGGCACCGTCATCCCCGTCGGTGACAACAAGTTCGCCTCGCTGAACTCGGCCGTGTGGTCCGGCGGCTCCTTCATCTACGTGCCGAAGGGCGTGCACGTGGAGATCCCGCTCCAGGCCTACTTCCGTATCAACACGGAGAACATGGGCCAGTTCGAGCGGACGCTGATCATCGTCGACGAGGACGCCTACGTCCACTACGTCGAGGGCTGCACCGCGCCGATCTACTCCTCGGACTCCCTGCACTCCGCGGTCGTCGAGATCATCGTGAAGAAGGGCGGCCGCTGCCGCTACACGACCATCCAGAACTGGTCGAACAACGTGTACAACCTCGTCACCAAGCGCGCCGTGGCGTACGAGGGCGCGACCATGGAGTGGGTCGACGGCAACATCGGCTCCAAGGTCACCATGAAGTACCCGGCCATCTACCTGATGGGCGAGCACGCCAAGGGCGAGACCCTGTCCATCGCCTTCGCGGGCGAGGGCCAGCACCAGGACGCCGGCGCCAAGATGGTGCACATGGCCCCGAACACCTCCTCCAACATCGTCTCCAAGTCGGTGGCACGAGGCGGCGGCCGTACCTCCTACCGCGGACTGATCGAGATCGGTGAGGGCGCCCCCGGCGCCAAGTCGAACGTGCTGTGCGACGCACTGCTCGTCGACACCATCTCGCGCTCGGACACCTACCCGTACGTCGACGTCCGCGAGGACGACGTGTCGATGGGTCACGAGGCGACCGTCTCCAAGGTCTCCGAGGACCAGCTCTTCTACCTGATGAGCCGCGGCATGACCGAGTTCGAGGCCATGGCGATGATCGTGCGCGGATTCGTCGAGCCGATCGCCAAGGAGCTGCCCATGGAGTACGCCCTGGAGCTCAACCGGCTGATCGAGCTGCAGATGGAGGGCTCGGTCGGCTAG
- a CDS encoding helix-turn-helix transcriptional regulator, producing MKYVGEAPQEELATGERSTRNRVARSILDHGPSTAADLAKRVGLTQAAVRRHLDALVSDDVVEAREQRVYGARTRGRPAKVFALTDCGRDAFDQSYDELAADALRWIAETGGDEALVAFARARMAAQWEAYRAAVDAVAPEARTEALAKALSADGYAATARSAPGPQQGEQLCQHHCPVAHVAEQFPQLCEAETEFFSSLLGTHVQRLATLAHGDGVCTTFVPRSSPAAPQTTTSASASTAGRNPA from the coding sequence GTGAAATACGTTGGCGAGGCTCCTCAGGAGGAACTCGCGACCGGTGAGCGCTCGACGCGCAACCGGGTCGCGCGCTCCATCCTGGATCACGGCCCGTCCACCGCCGCCGATCTGGCGAAGCGCGTCGGCCTGACCCAGGCCGCCGTACGCCGCCATCTCGACGCCCTCGTCTCCGACGACGTCGTCGAGGCCCGCGAACAGCGGGTGTACGGAGCACGCACCCGTGGCCGTCCGGCCAAGGTGTTCGCCCTGACCGACTGCGGCAGGGACGCCTTCGACCAGTCCTACGACGAGCTCGCCGCCGACGCCCTGCGCTGGATCGCCGAAACGGGCGGGGACGAGGCGCTCGTCGCCTTCGCCCGCGCGCGGATGGCGGCCCAGTGGGAGGCGTACCGCGCCGCGGTCGACGCCGTGGCCCCCGAGGCACGCACAGAGGCGCTGGCCAAGGCCTTGTCGGCCGACGGGTACGCTGCTACGGCGCGCAGCGCGCCGGGCCCCCAGCAGGGCGAGCAGCTGTGCCAGCACCACTGCCCGGTGGCGCATGTCGCCGAGCAGTTCCCGCAGCTGTGCGAGGCGGAGACGGAATTCTTCTCCAGCCTGCTCGGGACGCATGTACAGCGTCTGGCCACCCTCGCCCACGGCGACGGGGTGTGCACGACGTTCGTTCCGCGCAGCAGCCCCGCAGCACCACAGACCACCACATCAGCATCTGCAAGTACGGCCGGGAGGAACCCCGCATGA
- a CDS encoding bifunctional 3-phenylpropionate/cinnamic acid dioxygenase ferredoxin subunit, giving the protein MAFVKACALSELEDDTPKRVELDGTPVSVVRTEGEVFAINDICSHANVSLSEGEVEDCSIECWLHGSSFDLRTGKPSGLPATRPVPVYPVKIQGDDVLVSVTQES; this is encoded by the coding sequence ATGGCCTTCGTCAAAGCCTGTGCGCTGAGCGAGCTGGAGGACGACACCCCGAAGCGGGTGGAGCTCGACGGCACGCCGGTGTCCGTCGTCCGCACCGAGGGCGAGGTGTTCGCGATCAACGACATCTGCTCGCACGCGAACGTCTCGCTGTCGGAGGGCGAGGTCGAGGACTGCTCGATCGAGTGCTGGCTGCACGGATCGAGTTTCGACCTCCGCACCGGCAAGCCGTCCGGTCTTCCCGCGACGCGCCCCGTCCCCGTATACCCCGTAAAGATCCAAGGGGACGATGTGCTCGTCTCCGTCACCCAGGAGTCCTGA
- a CDS encoding MFS transporter yields MGMLRGVPRTVRLLAFGAFLNAVVSFTFVYLFIYLTGPRGLSVAQAGVISGIGGIGLVAGNFTGGWFGDRYGHRRMLLAGACASGAALVTLPVLPVAALYAVLPLAQYASGVVRAADAALVAVSVPEGGRRQSFALTRFASNGGFIVGPPLGALIADRYSYGWLFLADGLGTLLFAAYAAAVLPTRGTAHTKPAHDPGAPGLWPELRARPAVIVLLAAIVCVDLVYRQQYSTLPVFLADHGFDAQFYGWLIAINGGVILCLELPAAHVLRGRAPLGIVGAGLLLVGLGYAVLIPGAGVLFAVTMMLSLTAGEVLYKTTATAYVADQAPAHAQGRFQSLYAGASISGQVLAPPLGGALYVASPALLWPVCAAVACGAGVAVLAARRMGPASGVSTAPRTCPPPGPPGVATPSAGGAPGQAGRSSRPETGSPAHRPAG; encoded by the coding sequence ATGGGCATGCTGCGCGGCGTACCGAGGACGGTACGGCTCCTGGCATTCGGCGCTTTCCTCAACGCCGTCGTCAGCTTCACGTTCGTGTACCTCTTCATCTACCTCACCGGACCGCGCGGCCTGTCCGTCGCGCAGGCCGGGGTGATCAGCGGCATCGGCGGTATCGGTCTGGTCGCCGGGAACTTCACCGGCGGCTGGTTCGGGGACCGGTACGGCCATCGCCGGATGCTCCTGGCCGGCGCCTGCGCGAGTGGCGCCGCGCTCGTCACCCTGCCCGTGCTGCCCGTCGCCGCGCTGTACGCGGTGCTGCCGCTCGCCCAGTACGCGTCGGGCGTCGTGCGCGCAGCCGACGCCGCACTCGTCGCGGTCTCCGTGCCCGAGGGCGGGCGGCGCCAGAGCTTCGCCCTCACCCGCTTCGCGTCGAACGGCGGCTTCATCGTGGGCCCGCCGCTCGGTGCGCTGATCGCCGACCGGTACTCGTACGGCTGGCTGTTCCTCGCCGACGGTCTGGGCACTCTGCTCTTCGCCGCCTACGCGGCCGCCGTCCTGCCCACGCGAGGTACCGCGCACACCAAGCCCGCGCACGACCCCGGTGCACCGGGCCTGTGGCCGGAACTGCGCGCCAGACCGGCGGTGATCGTCCTGCTCGCCGCGATCGTCTGCGTCGACCTCGTGTACCGGCAGCAGTACTCCACGCTGCCGGTCTTCCTCGCCGACCACGGCTTCGACGCCCAGTTCTACGGCTGGCTGATCGCCATCAACGGCGGCGTCATCCTCTGTCTCGAACTGCCCGCCGCGCACGTACTGCGCGGCCGGGCGCCGCTGGGCATCGTGGGTGCCGGCCTGCTCCTGGTCGGGCTCGGCTACGCGGTGCTGATCCCCGGGGCCGGGGTGCTGTTCGCCGTGACGATGATGCTGTCACTGACCGCGGGCGAGGTCCTCTACAAGACGACGGCCACGGCCTACGTGGCCGACCAGGCACCCGCCCACGCGCAGGGCCGCTTCCAGAGCCTGTACGCGGGTGCGTCCATCAGCGGCCAGGTCCTGGCGCCACCCCTCGGCGGCGCGCTCTACGTGGCCTCGCCCGCCCTGCTCTGGCCGGTCTGCGCAGCCGTGGCGTGCGGCGCGGGGGTGGCCGTGCTGGCGGCACGGCGGATGGGCCCCGCAAGCGGCGTCTCCACGGCGCCGCGCACCTGCCCGCCTCCCGGCCCGCCGGGGGTGGCGACCCCGTCGGCCGGGGGTGCGCCGGGGCAGGCCGGGAGGTCTTCCCGTCCTGAGACCGGTTCGCCCGCGCACCGCCCGGCCGGTTAG
- a CDS encoding cysteine desulfurase, with the protein MTDARQGLSGLLDTEAIRKDFPILDRTVHDGKKIVYLDSAATSQKPRQVLDALNEYYERHNANVHRGVYTIAEEATALYEGARDKVAAFINAPSRNEVIFTKNASESLNLVANMLGWADEPYRVDSDTEIVTTEMEHHSNIVPWQLLSQRTGAKLKWFGITDDGRLDLSNIDEIITEKTKIVSFTLVSNIMGTINPVEKIIRRAQQVGALVCIDASQAAPHMVLDVQALQADFVAFTGHKMVGPTGIGVLWGRQELLEDLPPFLGGGEMIETVSMHSSTYAPAPHKFEAGTPPIAQAVGLGAAVDYLSAIGMENIHRHEQAITEYAVKRLLEVPDLRIIGPATAEDRGATISFTLGDIHPHDVGQVLDEQGIAVRVGHHCARPVCLRYGIPATTRASFYLYSTPAEVDALVDGLEHVRNFFG; encoded by the coding sequence GTGACTGACGCCCGACAGGGGCTCTCCGGCCTCCTCGACACCGAGGCGATCCGCAAGGACTTCCCGATCCTGGACCGCACGGTCCACGACGGCAAGAAGATCGTTTACCTGGACAGCGCGGCAACCTCGCAGAAGCCGCGCCAGGTCCTCGACGCGCTCAACGAGTACTACGAGCGGCACAACGCCAACGTCCACCGCGGTGTGTACACGATCGCGGAGGAGGCCACCGCGCTGTACGAAGGCGCTCGCGACAAGGTCGCGGCCTTCATCAACGCACCCAGCCGCAACGAGGTGATCTTCACCAAGAACGCCTCGGAGTCGCTGAACCTCGTCGCCAACATGCTCGGCTGGGCGGACGAGCCCTACCGGGTCGACAGCGACACGGAGATCGTCACCACGGAGATGGAGCACCACTCCAACATCGTGCCGTGGCAGCTGCTCTCGCAGCGCACGGGCGCGAAGCTGAAGTGGTTCGGCATCACGGACGACGGCCGGCTGGACCTGTCCAACATCGACGAGATCATCACGGAGAAGACGAAGATCGTCTCCTTCACGCTGGTCTCCAACATCATGGGCACGATCAACCCGGTCGAGAAGATCATCCGTCGCGCGCAGCAGGTCGGCGCGCTGGTCTGCATCGACGCCTCGCAGGCAGCCCCGCACATGGTGCTCGACGTGCAGGCGCTGCAGGCCGACTTCGTGGCCTTCACCGGCCACAAGATGGTCGGTCCGACCGGCATCGGCGTGCTCTGGGGACGGCAGGAGCTCCTGGAGGACCTGCCGCCGTTCCTCGGTGGCGGCGAGATGATCGAGACCGTGTCGATGCACTCGTCGACGTACGCTCCGGCGCCGCACAAGTTCGAGGCCGGTACGCCCCCGATCGCGCAGGCCGTCGGCCTCGGTGCGGCCGTGGACTACCTCTCGGCCATCGGCATGGAGAACATCCACCGCCATGAGCAGGCGATCACGGAGTACGCGGTGAAGCGGCTCCTGGAGGTCCCCGACCTCAGGATCATCGGTCCTGCGACGGCCGAGGACCGCGGCGCGACGATCTCCTTCACGCTCGGGGACATCCACCCGCACGACGTGGGCCAGGTACTCGACGAGCAGGGCATCGCGGTCCGGGTCGGACACCACTGCGCACGGCCGGTATGCCTGCGGTACGGAATTCCTGCGACGACGCGAGCGTCGTTCTATCTGTACTCCACGCCCGCCGAGGTCGACGCCCTGGTGGACGGCCTGGAGCACGTGCGGAACTTTTTCGGTTAA
- a CDS encoding metal-sulfur cluster assembly factor: MSENETLTTKPASEEEVREALYDVVDPELGIDVVNLGLIYGIHIDDANIATLDMTLTSAACPLTDVIEDQAKSATDGIVNELRINWVWMPPWGPDKITDDGREQLRALGFNV, translated from the coding sequence ATGAGCGAGAACGAGACTCTTACCACCAAGCCGGCCTCCGAGGAGGAGGTCCGCGAGGCGCTGTACGACGTGGTCGACCCCGAGCTGGGCATCGACGTCGTCAACCTCGGCCTGATCTACGGCATCCACATCGACGACGCCAACATCGCCACCCTCGACATGACTCTGACGTCCGCGGCCTGCCCGCTGACCGATGTCATCGAGGACCAGGCGAAGTCCGCGACGGACGGCATCGTCAACGAGCTGCGGATCAACTGGGTCTGGATGCCGCCGTGGGGTCCTGACAAGATCACCGACGACGGCCGCGAGCAGCTTCGCGCCCTGGGCTTCAACGTCTGA
- a CDS encoding TetR/AcrR family transcriptional regulator has product MVRRHDPERRDRIIDAAIRVVADRGIAGLSHRSVAAEADVPLGSTTYHFASLDELLIAALRRCNDNFARVARESAYLADPDADLADELTRLLTEWFEGGRGPLELEYELYLAALRRPALRPVAAEWTDGVSRLLVDRTDPATARALVALLDGISLQVLLAGSDFDPEYAREMLARIVDGAAR; this is encoded by the coding sequence ATGGTGCGCCGTCACGACCCCGAGCGGCGCGACCGCATCATCGACGCGGCGATCCGCGTCGTCGCGGACCGGGGCATCGCGGGCCTCAGCCACCGCTCCGTGGCCGCCGAGGCCGACGTTCCGCTCGGCTCGACGACGTACCACTTCGCCTCGCTCGACGAACTGCTGATCGCGGCGCTGCGCCGGTGCAACGACAACTTCGCCCGGGTCGCGCGGGAGAGCGCGTACCTCGCGGACCCGGACGCCGATCTCGCCGACGAGCTGACGCGGCTGCTGACGGAGTGGTTCGAGGGCGGGCGCGGCCCCCTGGAGCTGGAGTACGAGCTGTATCTGGCCGCCCTGCGCCGGCCCGCCCTGCGGCCCGTCGCCGCGGAGTGGACCGACGGCGTCAGCCGCCTGCTGGTCGACCGCACCGATCCGGCCACCGCGCGGGCCTTGGTTGCCCTGCTGGACGGGATCAGCCTGCAGGTGCTCCTCGCCGGGAGCGACTTCGACCCGGAGTACGCGCGGGAGATGCTGGCCAGGATCGTGGACGGTGCAGCGCGCTGA
- the sufD gene encoding Fe-S cluster assembly protein SufD, translating into MAEAQNIPAGSTTAGSIAVAAESTVATRMSAPPSFDVADFPVPHGREEEWRFTPLERLRGLHDGTAVATGDGVKVVIEAPSGVTVETVGRDDARLGRAGTPVDRVAAQAYSSFQQASVVTVAKEAVLTEPIRIAVHGQGGVAYGHQVIELGAFAEAVVVIDHTGDAVLAANVDYVLGDGAKLTVVSVQDWDENAVHLGQHNALIGRDASFKSIVVTFGGDVVRLHPRVAYASTGGEAELFGLYFTDKGQHQEHRLLVDHNAPHCKSNVAYKGALQGDGAHAVWIGDVLIQAAAEGTDTYEMNRNLVLTDGARVDSVPNLEIETGEIVGAGHASATGRFDDEQLFYLQSRGIPAEEARRLVVRGFFAELVQQIGLPDVEARLLDKIETELKASV; encoded by the coding sequence ATGGCTGAGGCTCAGAACATTCCGGCGGGCTCCACCACCGCCGGGTCCATCGCGGTGGCGGCCGAGTCCACCGTCGCCACGCGCATGAGCGCCCCCCCGTCCTTCGACGTCGCGGACTTCCCGGTCCCGCACGGCCGCGAGGAGGAGTGGCGGTTCACGCCGCTGGAGCGGCTGCGCGGACTGCACGACGGCACCGCCGTCGCCACCGGTGACGGGGTCAAGGTCGTGATCGAGGCGCCCTCCGGCGTCACGGTCGAGACGGTCGGCCGCGACGACGCGCGGCTCGGCAGGGCCGGCACGCCCGTGGACCGGGTCGCCGCCCAGGCGTACTCGTCCTTCCAGCAGGCCTCGGTCGTCACGGTCGCCAAGGAGGCCGTGCTCACCGAGCCGATCCGGATCGCCGTGCACGGCCAGGGCGGTGTGGCCTACGGCCACCAGGTCATCGAGCTGGGGGCCTTCGCCGAGGCAGTCGTCGTCATCGACCACACCGGTGACGCGGTGCTCGCCGCCAACGTCGACTACGTCCTGGGTGACGGGGCGAAGCTCACCGTCGTCTCCGTCCAGGACTGGGACGAGAACGCCGTCCACCTCGGTCAGCACAACGCGCTGATCGGCCGGGACGCCTCCTTCAAGTCCATCGTCGTCACCTTCGGCGGCGACGTGGTCCGCCTCCACCCGCGGGTCGCCTACGCCTCCACCGGCGGCGAGGCGGAGCTCTTCGGTCTGTACTTCACCGACAAGGGCCAGCACCAGGAGCACCGCCTCCTGGTCGACCACAACGCCCCGCACTGCAAGTCGAACGTCGCCTACAAGGGCGCGCTCCAGGGCGACGGCGCGCACGCCGTGTGGATCGGTGACGTCCTCATCCAGGCCGCCGCCGAGGGCACCGACACGTACGAGATGAACCGCAACCTGGTTCTCACCGACGGTGCCCGGGTCGACTCCGTACCGAACCTGGAGATCGAGACCGGCGAGATCGTCGGCGCCGGACACGCCTCGGCGACCGGCCGCTTCGACGACGAGCAGCTGTTCTACCTGCAGTCCCGGGGTATCCCGGCCGAGGAGGCCCGCCGACTCGTCGTGCGCGGCTTCTTCGCCGAGCTCGTCCAGCAGATCGGCCTGCCCGACGTCGAAGCCCGTCTCCTCGACAAGATCGAGACCGAGCTGAAGGCGTCGGTCTGA
- the sufU gene encoding Fe-S cluster assembly sulfur transfer protein SufU translates to MKLDSMYQEVILDHYKHPHGRGLREGDAEVHHVNPTCGDEITLRVKYDGETITDVSYEGQGCSISQASASVLNELLVGKQLGEAQKIQETFLELMQSKGQLEPDDAMEEVLEDAVAFAGVSKYPARVKCALLSWMAWKDATAQALSEGKTA, encoded by the coding sequence GTGAAGCTTGACTCCATGTACCAGGAAGTGATCCTGGACCACTACAAGCACCCCCACGGGCGCGGCCTGCGGGAGGGCGACGCCGAGGTGCATCACGTCAACCCGACGTGCGGCGACGAGATCACGCTCCGCGTGAAGTACGACGGCGAGACCATCACCGACGTCAGCTACGAGGGCCAGGGCTGCTCCATCAGCCAGGCCAGCGCTTCCGTGCTCAACGAGCTGCTGGTCGGCAAGCAGCTCGGCGAGGCGCAGAAGATCCAGGAGACCTTCCTGGAGCTGATGCAGTCCAAGGGCCAGCTGGAGCCGGACGATGCGATGGAGGAGGTGCTGGAGGACGCGGTCGCGTTCGCCGGTGTCTCCAAGTACCCGGCCCGGGTCAAGTGCGCGCTGCTGAGCTGGATGGCGTGGAAGGACGCGACGGCGCAGGCGCTGTCCGAAGGGAAGACGGCATGA
- the sufC gene encoding Fe-S cluster assembly ATPase SufC produces MATLEIRDLHVSVEADNATKEILKGVDLTVKQGETHAIMGPNGSGKSTLAYSLAGHPKYTITSGTVTLDGEDVLEMSVDERARAGLFLAMQYPVEIPGVSVSNFLRTSATAVRGEAPKLRTWVKEVKETMAGLQMDPAFAERNVNEGFSGGEKKRHEILQLELLKPKIAILDETDSGLDVDALKTVSEGVNRVRETGEVGTLLITHYTRILKYIKPDYVHVFANGRIAASGGAELADTLENEGYEAYTKGGASA; encoded by the coding sequence ATGGCAACGCTTGAAATCCGCGACCTGCACGTCTCCGTCGAGGCCGACAACGCCACGAAGGAGATCCTCAAGGGCGTCGACCTGACCGTGAAGCAGGGCGAGACCCACGCCATCATGGGCCCCAACGGGTCCGGCAAGTCGACCCTCGCCTACTCGCTCGCGGGTCACCCCAAGTACACGATCACGAGCGGCACGGTGACCCTGGACGGCGAGGACGTCCTGGAGATGTCCGTGGACGAGCGCGCCCGCGCGGGCCTGTTCCTCGCCATGCAGTACCCGGTCGAGATCCCCGGTGTCTCGGTCTCCAACTTCCTGCGCACCTCCGCCACCGCCGTCCGCGGCGAGGCGCCCAAGCTGCGTACGTGGGTGAAGGAGGTCAAGGAGACGATGGCCGGGCTCCAGATGGACCCCGCCTTCGCCGAGCGCAACGTCAACGAGGGCTTCTCCGGCGGTGAGAAGAAGCGCCACGAGATCCTCCAGCTGGAGCTCCTCAAGCCGAAGATCGCGATCCTCGACGAGACCGACTCCGGCCTGGACGTCGACGCGCTGAAGACCGTCTCCGAGGGCGTCAACCGGGTCCGCGAGACCGGTGAGGTCGGCACCCTGCTGATCACGCACTACACACGCATCCTCAAGTACATCAAGCCCGACTACGTGCATGTCTTCGCCAACGGCCGGATCGCCGCCTCCGGTGGCGCCGAGCTCGCGGACACGCTGGAGAACGAGGGCTACGAGGCCTACACGAAGGGTGGCGCTTCCGCGTGA